Proteins encoded by one window of Polaribacter haliotis:
- a CDS encoding acyl-CoA desaturase: MTIIIFVLVLWYGGLFFQSFFLHRYAAHQVFTMSKTMERITFILTWFFQGASYLSAYGYGIMHRMHHAYTDTEKDPHSPSHDDNLFAMMWKTKTIYQDINEQKIAVDARFTKNVPQWKSFDAFASSRFSRILWITFYILFFVAFATSWWQWLLLPITFLMAPIHGVIINWFGHIYGYVNFKMKNTSKNLFHFDFLMMGEGYHNNHHKYASSPNFGVKWHEIDMTYVIMKLLNFFGVIKLKVISK, translated from the coding sequence ATGACAATAATCATTTTTGTTTTAGTGCTTTGGTATGGAGGTTTGTTTTTTCAATCTTTCTTTTTACACAGATATGCTGCTCACCAAGTTTTTACAATGTCTAAAACTATGGAGCGAATTACATTTATATTAACATGGTTTTTTCAAGGAGCAAGTTATTTAAGTGCTTATGGGTATGGAATTATGCACAGAATGCATCATGCCTATACAGACACAGAAAAAGACCCTCACTCGCCTTCTCATGATGACAATTTGTTTGCTATGATGTGGAAAACAAAAACCATTTATCAGGATATTAATGAACAAAAAATAGCTGTAGATGCGCGTTTTACTAAAAATGTTCCTCAATGGAAAAGTTTTGATGCTTTTGCAAGTTCTCGTTTTTCAAGAATTCTTTGGATTACTTTTTACATCTTATTCTTTGTAGCTTTTGCAACTTCTTGGTGGCAATGGTTATTGTTGCCAATTACTTTTTTAATGGCGCCAATTCATGGTGTAATTATCAATTGGTTTGGTCATATTTATGGTTATGTAAACTTCAAAATGAAAAATACAAGTAAAAACCTTTTCCATTTCGATTTTTTAATGATGGGTGAAGGGTATCATAACAATCATCATAAATATGCAAGTAGTCCAAATTTTGGGGTGAAATGGCATGAAATTGATATGACTTATGTAATCATGAAATTGTTGAATTTCTTTGGGGTTATTAAGTTAAAAGTAATTTCAAAGTAG
- a CDS encoding TetR/AcrR family transcriptional regulator: MAKLQKSIDKKNALVNATIELVNNNGFHATPMSKIAKMANVSPATIYLYFENKQDLVNQTYVEVKATYTKFVFDTYDENMPIEEGFKMIWQRIADYKFNDCKNAMFLAQCDNTPMIDEVSRQEGIKHLQPLLDLWERGKKEGIIKPISNYILYAYAINPLSFLMISQKRGAIQIENKELEEAYIAAWNSIKVNK, encoded by the coding sequence ATGGCAAAACTTCAAAAAAGTATCGATAAAAAAAATGCTTTAGTAAATGCAACTATAGAGTTGGTAAATAATAATGGGTTTCATGCTACACCAATGAGTAAGATTGCTAAAATGGCAAATGTTTCACCTGCAACAATCTATTTATATTTTGAAAATAAACAAGATTTAGTAAATCAGACTTATGTAGAAGTTAAAGCCACATACACAAAATTTGTGTTTGATACCTATGATGAAAACATGCCAATTGAAGAAGGCTTTAAAATGATATGGCAACGCATTGCAGATTATAAATTTAATGATTGTAAGAATGCCATGTTTTTGGCACAATGTGATAATACCCCAATGATTGACGAAGTAAGTAGACAAGAAGGCATTAAACATTTACAGCCATTATTAGATCTTTGGGAACGTGGAAAAAAAGAAGGAATTATTAAACCTATTTCTAACTACATCCTTTATGCATACGCTATTAACCCATTATCATTTTTAATGATATCACAAAAACGTGGAGCAATACAAATAGAAAATAAAGAATTAGAAGAAGCATATATAGCTGCTTGGAATAGTATTAAAGTGAATAAATAA
- a CDS encoding NAD(P)H-dependent oxidoreductase, which yields MELLDKLNWRYAAKAMNGKKVAEDKIERILEAARLAPTSSGLQPFEIFVIKNQEIKEKIKPVAWNQSVITDCSHLLVFAAWDNYTEDRINYMFDLTNEIRGFKNEGWENYRQMLLNAYPQKEAEENFNHAAKQAYIAFSHAIIAAAYEGVDATPLEGFDPVAVDEILGLREKGLRSAVLLPIGYREEDEDWLVNLVKVRKPMEDLVTEIQ from the coding sequence ATGGAATTATTAGATAAATTAAATTGGAGATACGCTGCAAAAGCCATGAATGGTAAAAAAGTAGCAGAAGATAAAATTGAACGCATATTAGAAGCTGCACGTTTGGCGCCAACTTCAAGTGGTTTACAACCTTTTGAAATTTTTGTTATAAAGAATCAAGAAATTAAAGAAAAAATTAAACCAGTAGCTTGGAATCAATCTGTAATTACAGACTGTTCTCACCTTTTAGTGTTTGCTGCTTGGGATAATTATACAGAAGACCGAATTAATTATATGTTCGATTTAACAAATGAAATTCGTGGTTTTAAAAATGAAGGTTGGGAAAACTATCGTCAAATGTTATTAAATGCTTATCCACAGAAAGAGGCAGAAGAAAACTTTAATCATGCTGCAAAACAAGCATATATCGCTTTTTCTCATGCCATTATTGCGGCAGCTTACGAAGGTGTAGATGCAACTCCATTAGAGGGTTTTGATCCAGTTGCTGTTGATGAAATTTTAGGATTACGTGAAAAAGGATTAAGAAGTGCTGTTCTTTTACCAATAGGTTACAGAGAGGAAGACGAAGATTGGTTGGTTAATTTAGTAAAAGTTAGAAAACCTATGGAAGATCTAGTAACCGAAATACAATAA
- a CDS encoding type 1 glutamine amidotransferase domain-containing protein codes for MKILFVLTSHDTLGDTGKKTGFWIEEFAAPYYTLLDKGVEITLATPKGGKAPVDPSSDTEDTATEDTKRFISDTKAQELINNTNKIADMNPADFDAVFYPGGHGPLWDLANDEHSITLIETFNKLEKPISFVCHAPAALKSVKGKDGEPIVKGKKVTGFTNSEEKGVDLVDVVPFLVEDMLKANGGNYSKGDDWAEHVVTDGLLITGQNPASSKLVAETLLNVLNK; via the coding sequence ATGAAAATATTATTCGTTTTAACATCACATGATACATTAGGAGATACTGGAAAAAAAACAGGATTTTGGATTGAAGAATTTGCTGCTCCTTATTATACATTATTAGATAAAGGTGTAGAAATTACTTTAGCGACTCCAAAAGGTGGAAAAGCACCAGTTGACCCAAGTAGCGATACTGAAGACACTGCTACAGAAGACACAAAACGTTTTATAAGTGATACAAAAGCACAAGAATTAATTAACAATACCAACAAAATTGCAGATATGAATCCTGCAGATTTCGATGCTGTTTTTTATCCTGGTGGTCATGGTCCTTTATGGGATTTAGCAAATGACGAACATTCAATTACTTTAATTGAAACTTTTAATAAATTAGAAAAACCAATTTCTTTTGTTTGTCATGCTCCTGCTGCTTTAAAATCCGTAAAAGGAAAAGATGGAGAACCAATTGTAAAAGGAAAAAAAGTAACTGGTTTTACAAATTCTGAAGAAAAAGGTGTTGATTTGGTTGATGTTGTTCCATTTTTAGTGGAAGATATGCTAAAAGCAAATGGAGGAAATTATTCTAAAGGTGATGATTGGGCTGAACATGTAGTAACTGACGGACTTTTAATTACCGGTCAAAATCCTGCTTCTTCTAAATTGGTTGCAGAAACGTTATTAAATGTCTTAAATAAATAA
- a CDS encoding DEAD/DEAH box helicase, producing MANNKKDQQDILDKLNIKELNPMQIEATAVIQKTDNTILLSPTGTGKTLAFLLPVIKNLDPENPDIQVLILVPSRELAIQIEQVVRGMGSGYKVNAVYGGRPMSKDKIELKHVPAILIGTPGRISDHFANERFSRDSIKTLVLDEFDKSLEVGFEYEMRQIIRDLPALSKRILTSATQGVTIPDFVGLEEPRTINYLKGKKVSKLEIKTVISPAKNKLNTLLHLLNHLGNQQGIIFCNLKDSINNVSTFLESKNIRHGCFSGGMEQKDRERSLIKFSNGTNQILIATDLAARGIDVPEMNYIIHYELPQALEEFTHRNGRTARVSAEGTAYVIKWKDQLLPEFIKDADVVDISKQAERKAPYWETVFISGGRKDKISKGDIAGLFIKQGKLTRDQLGDIDLKQDCAFVAVPLTLAEGLVEKLNNSRLKKKKVRMYTV from the coding sequence ATGGCAAATAATAAAAAAGACCAACAAGATATTTTAGATAAATTGAATATCAAAGAGCTGAACCCTATGCAAATAGAGGCGACTGCTGTTATTCAAAAGACAGATAATACCATTTTGCTTTCCCCAACAGGAACAGGAAAAACATTGGCTTTTTTATTACCAGTTATCAAGAATTTAGATCCAGAAAATCCGGATATTCAAGTACTTATTTTAGTGCCTTCAAGAGAATTAGCCATCCAAATTGAACAAGTGGTTCGTGGAATGGGTTCTGGGTACAAAGTAAATGCGGTTTATGGTGGAAGACCCATGTCTAAAGATAAAATAGAACTGAAACATGTACCTGCCATTTTAATTGGAACTCCAGGTAGAATTTCCGATCATTTTGCGAACGAACGTTTTTCAAGAGATAGTATTAAAACATTGGTTTTAGATGAGTTTGATAAGTCTTTAGAAGTCGGTTTTGAGTATGAAATGAGACAAATCATAAGAGATTTACCTGCTTTAAGTAAACGTATTTTAACTTCTGCAACACAAGGAGTTACGATTCCAGATTTTGTTGGCTTGGAAGAACCAAGAACTATTAATTATTTAAAAGGAAAAAAGGTTTCTAAATTAGAAATTAAAACCGTTATTTCTCCTGCTAAAAACAAACTAAATACACTTTTGCACTTGTTGAATCATTTAGGAAATCAGCAAGGAATTATCTTTTGTAATTTAAAAGATAGCATAAATAATGTGAGTACTTTTTTAGAAAGTAAAAACATTAGACATGGTTGTTTTAGTGGTGGAATGGAACAAAAAGACAGAGAACGTTCTTTGATAAAATTCAGTAATGGAACCAACCAAATTTTAATTGCGACAGATTTGGCTGCAAGAGGAATTGATGTTCCAGAAATGAATTACATTATTCATTATGAATTACCACAAGCATTAGAAGAATTTACACATAGAAATGGACGTACAGCAAGAGTTTCTGCAGAAGGAACTGCGTATGTAATTAAGTGGAAAGATCAACTTTTACCAGAATTTATAAAAGATGCTGATGTTGTAGATATTTCGAAACAAGCAGAAAGAAAAGCGCCTTATTGGGAAACCGTATTTATTTCTGGTGGAAGAAAAGATAAAATTTCTAAAGGAGATATTGCAGGTTTATTCATTAAACAAGGGAAATTAACAAGAGATCAATTAGGAGACATCGATTTAAAACAAGATTGTGCTTTTGTAGCAGTTCCTTTGACTTTAGCTGAAGGTTTGGTTGAAAAATTGAACAATTCTCGTTTAAAAAAGAAGAAAGTTAGAATGTATACTGTTTAA
- a CDS encoding ABC transporter permease, producing MAWRDAKASKVRLLLFMASIILGISAVVSIQLFSTNLKDNIKSQSKTLMGADFIIDSRQEPTERAKAIIDSLKPNASEVNFVSMIAFLKSGNTKLVKVRGLEGAFPFYGEIKTAPENASSEYQKNGGALVDATLLLQFNAKVGDSIKVGEVKIPIAGALKSIPGSSAISSSIAPTVIIPYRFIEATKLLQFGSRKEYQYFYKVSDTLNLTRLENKIGKVLDAENADLDTHTSTTERLGRRYDNVGKFLNLAAFIALLLGCIGIASSVHIYIKEKLKAIAVLKCMGASRLQSFLIFLFQIAGIGIIGGFIGSLIGVLLQLLFPYLLNEFLPFTLEISISFQPILIGILLGLFMSVLFALLPLLRTWYVSPLDVLRVDEKASQEPKKIRFIVFGIILLFLFLFSFWLIQNALYAFAFVIATLITFLLLASVALGFIKLIKRFFPKNWNFTARQSLLNLFRPNNQTVVLVVAIGLGTFLISTLYFTKDILLSKTTIEQSSKDANIIILDVQSSQRKKLSENITSKNLPVLSNIPLVTMRMHSIKGRLVNDIRKDSTRKIRRWILNREFRTTYRDSLTTSEEIIEGEWIPTIKQGDGVKISIDKRLSKDANVSVGDDIVFNVQGVLMKTTVGSIREVDWSQIEPNFMILFPAGVLEEAPQFSVFSTKVPDEKTSALFQRDLVDKFPNVTVIDLRQIFTVVEDILDKVSWIINFMAFFSILTGIIVLIGSVRTSKYQRIKESVLLRTLGAKNKQILQITAFEYVFLGLLGSLVGILLALISSFALAIFVFKEPFFPSIIPFVVFLPGITLLVLLIGLSNIQSVLKSSPLEVLRREA from the coding sequence ATGGCTTGGAGAGATGCCAAAGCCAGTAAAGTACGCTTGTTATTATTTATGGCGTCTATTATTTTAGGAATTTCGGCTGTAGTTTCTATTCAATTATTCAGTACCAATTTAAAGGACAATATTAAAAGTCAGTCTAAAACGTTAATGGGAGCAGATTTTATTATCGATTCTAGACAAGAACCTACAGAACGTGCCAAAGCTATTATAGATTCTTTAAAACCAAATGCATCTGAAGTCAATTTTGTATCGATGATTGCGTTTCTAAAAAGCGGAAACACAAAATTGGTAAAAGTTCGTGGTTTAGAAGGCGCTTTTCCTTTTTATGGAGAAATAAAAACCGCTCCAGAAAATGCTTCATCAGAATATCAAAAAAATGGAGGAGCTTTAGTTGACGCTACTTTGTTACTTCAATTTAATGCAAAAGTTGGTGATTCTATAAAAGTAGGTGAAGTAAAAATTCCGATTGCTGGAGCATTAAAATCTATTCCAGGTAGTTCTGCAATTTCAAGTTCTATTGCACCCACTGTAATAATTCCTTATCGTTTTATTGAAGCAACAAAATTACTACAATTTGGAAGTAGAAAAGAATATCAATATTTCTACAAAGTTTCTGATACCCTGAATTTAACAAGATTAGAAAACAAAATAGGCAAAGTTTTAGATGCAGAAAATGCAGATTTAGACACACACACAAGTACCACAGAACGTTTAGGAAGGCGTTATGATAATGTCGGCAAATTCCTGAATTTGGCCGCTTTTATAGCTTTATTATTAGGTTGTATTGGTATTGCAAGTTCTGTACATATTTACATCAAAGAAAAATTAAAGGCCATTGCTGTTTTAAAATGTATGGGCGCATCAAGATTGCAAAGTTTCTTAATTTTCTTGTTTCAAATTGCTGGAATTGGAATTATTGGTGGTTTTATAGGATCTTTAATTGGTGTTTTATTACAGCTTTTATTTCCTTATTTATTGAATGAATTTTTACCTTTTACATTAGAAATTAGTATTTCTTTTCAACCAATTTTAATTGGTATTTTATTAGGATTATTTATGTCGGTTTTGTTTGCATTATTACCATTGCTTCGAACTTGGTATGTATCACCTTTAGATGTTTTAAGAGTTGATGAAAAAGCATCACAAGAACCCAAAAAAATACGCTTTATTGTATTTGGAATTATTTTATTATTCCTGTTTTTATTCTCTTTTTGGTTGATTCAAAATGCTTTATATGCTTTTGCATTTGTAATTGCGACGTTAATTACATTTCTGTTATTGGCAAGTGTAGCCTTGGGTTTTATAAAATTAATCAAACGTTTTTTTCCAAAGAATTGGAATTTTACAGCGCGCCAAAGTTTATTGAATTTATTCAGACCTAACAATCAAACCGTGGTTTTAGTAGTTGCCATTGGTTTGGGAACTTTTTTAATAAGTACTTTATATTTTACAAAAGATATTTTACTGTCAAAAACAACCATAGAACAGAGTTCTAAAGATGCTAATATTATTATTTTAGATGTTCAAAGTAGTCAGAGAAAGAAATTATCAGAAAATATAACGAGTAAAAATTTACCTGTTTTATCGAATATTCCTTTAGTAACGATGCGAATGCACAGTATTAAAGGAAGGTTGGTAAATGATATTCGTAAAGATAGCACTCGAAAAATTCGACGTTGGATTTTAAATCGTGAATTCAGAACTACGTATCGAGATTCTTTAACAACTTCCGAAGAAATTATAGAAGGTGAGTGGATTCCAACTATTAAACAAGGAGATGGTGTAAAGATTTCTATTGATAAAAGGTTGTCTAAAGACGCAAATGTTTCAGTTGGAGATGATATCGTTTTTAACGTACAAGGTGTTTTAATGAAAACAACTGTTGGTAGCATTCGTGAAGTAGATTGGTCTCAAATCGAGCCTAATTTTATGATTCTTTTTCCTGCTGGAGTTTTGGAAGAAGCACCACAGTTTAGTGTTTTTTCAACAAAAGTACCAGATGAAAAAACATCTGCTTTATTTCAACGAGATTTAGTGGACAAATTCCCAAATGTTACTGTAATTGATTTAAGACAAATATTTACAGTCGTAGAAGATATTTTAGATAAAGTTTCTTGGATTATCAATTTTATGGCTTTTTTTAGCATTCTTACAGGAATTATTGTTTTGATTGGGTCTGTAAGAACCAGTAAATATCAAAGAATTAAGGAAAGTGTTTTATTGAGAACATTGGGCGCAAAAAATAAACAGATTCTACAAATTACTGCTTTCGAATATGTTTTTTTAGGTTTATTAGGCAGTTTAGTAGGAATCCTTTTGGCATTGATAAGTAGTTTTGCTTTAGCTATTTTCGTCTTTAAAGAGCCCTTTTTTCCATCTATAATTCCTTTTGTGGTGTTTTTACCAGGAATTACATTGTTGGTTTTATTAATTGGTTTGAGTAATATTCAATCTGTTTTAAAGAGTTCTCCTTTGGAAGTTTTACGAAGAGAAGCATAG
- a CDS encoding ABC transporter ATP-binding protein: MSKILKITGLEKTYTSGNKELTVLRDISFEVEAGQTFSIVGPSGSGKTTLLGICAGLDQPNAGNVELCGQDLSSLNEDERAQLRNKEVGFIFQNFQLLPTLTALENVSVPLELQGAKDATAKSRILLGKVGLGDRVHHYPSQLSGGEQQRVALARAFSNSPSILFADEPTGNLDEETGEKVIKLLFDLNKENGTTLVIISHDLELANRTQQILRLKGGKIISNELTATL; this comes from the coding sequence ATGTCAAAGATATTAAAGATAACTGGTTTAGAAAAAACATATACCAGTGGTAACAAAGAATTAACGGTTTTACGAGATATTTCTTTTGAAGTAGAAGCAGGGCAAACTTTCTCGATTGTTGGGCCTTCTGGAAGTGGAAAAACAACTTTATTAGGTATTTGTGCAGGTTTAGATCAGCCAAATGCTGGAAATGTAGAATTATGTGGACAAGATTTAAGTAGTTTAAATGAAGACGAACGTGCACAATTAAGAAATAAAGAAGTTGGTTTTATTTTTCAGAATTTTCAATTATTACCAACACTTACAGCATTAGAAAATGTGAGTGTTCCCTTGGAATTACAAGGCGCAAAAGATGCAACTGCAAAAAGTAGAATCTTGTTAGGAAAAGTAGGTTTGGGAGATCGTGTGCATCATTATCCGTCTCAACTTTCTGGTGGAGAACAACAAAGAGTTGCTTTGGCAAGAGCGTTTTCGAACTCGCCATCTATTTTATTTGCAGATGAACCTACAGGAAATTTAGACGAAGAAACAGGTGAAAAAGTAATTAAATTATTATTCGATTTAAACAAAGAAAACGGAACTACTTTGGTAATTATTTCTCACGATTTAGAATTGGCAAATCGTACACAACAAATATTACGCTTAAAGGGAGGAAAAATAATATCGAACGAATTGACTGCTACATTGTGA